One window from the genome of Serinibacter salmoneus encodes:
- a CDS encoding HepT-like ribonuclease domain-containing protein: MRTRDDHDDRVPALLADIARFGRSAARVTARGTERFHDPDDDDQRRIARSLAVDLSAAADRLPQHVRDAHPDVDWLGIRAVRNFVAHDYDGTDENLLWRVVAVEFPRILAALGLTESDGPR; this comes from the coding sequence GTGAGGACGCGCGACGACCACGACGACCGCGTGCCCGCCCTGTTGGCGGACATCGCGCGGTTCGGCCGATCGGCGGCCCGGGTGACCGCCCGCGGGACCGAGCGCTTCCATGATCCGGATGACGACGATCAGCGGCGCATCGCCCGCTCTCTCGCCGTCGACCTGTCGGCGGCCGCCGATCGCCTCCCGCAGCACGTGCGCGACGCCCATCCCGACGTGGACTGGCTCGGCATCCGCGCGGTGCGCAACTTCGTGGCGCACGACTACGACGGCACCGACGAGAACCTGCTGTGGCGGGTGGTCGCGGTCGAGTTCCCCCGAATCCTCGCGGCCCTCGGCCTCACCGAGTCCGACGGACCTCGCTGA
- a CDS encoding helix-turn-helix domain-containing protein, with amino-acid sequence MEATELRERRHQRGLTQRALARLADVPQPNIAAYETGRRRPDPATSARLDRALRAPALDSVRRYRHELERLAEARHLTNLRVFGSLARGQGHADSDVDLLVTPSAEASLFDLAGFQDEAAALLGVPVDVVSDRGSAPFQDRIRAEAVPL; translated from the coding sequence GTGGAGGCCACCGAGTTGCGCGAGCGCCGCCACCAGCGCGGCCTAACACAGCGCGCGCTCGCGAGGCTTGCCGACGTACCGCAGCCGAACATCGCGGCGTACGAGACCGGGCGCCGCCGCCCCGACCCGGCCACCTCGGCGCGCCTCGATCGAGCACTCCGCGCGCCAGCACTCGACTCCGTGCGCCGGTATCGTCACGAGCTCGAGCGCCTCGCGGAGGCGCGCCACCTCACGAACCTTCGCGTCTTCGGCTCCCTCGCCCGCGGCCAGGGCCACGCGGACTCCGACGTCGACCTCCTGGTCACCCCGTCCGCCGAAGCGTCCCTGTTCGACCTCGCCGGATTCCAGGACGAGGCCGCAGCACTCCTGGGCGTCCCCGTGGACGTGGTCTCCGACCGCGGCTCGGCGCCGTTCCAGGACCGCATCCGCGCCGAGGCCGTACCCCTGTGA